Proteins encoded within one genomic window of Episyrphus balteatus chromosome 1, idEpiBalt1.1, whole genome shotgun sequence:
- the LOC129907442 gene encoding aromatic-L-amino-acid decarboxylase isoform X2 produces the protein MEAAEFKDFAKSMIDYIAEYLENIRDRRVLPEVKPGYLRPLIPDNAPLKPDSWEDVMSDIERVIMPGVTHWHSPKFHAYFPTANSYPAIVADMLSGAIACIGFTWIASPACTELEVVMLDWLGKMLDLPAEFLACSGGKGGGVIQGTASEATLVALLGAKAKKILEVKEQHPNWDENTIISKLVAYSSAQAHSSVERAGLLGGIKLKSIPADKNNRLRGPALEEAIKKDIDDGLIPFYVVVTLGTTNSCAFDNLEECGPIGNKYNVWIHVDAAYAGSAFICPEYRHLMKGIETADSFNFNPHKWMLVNFDCSAMWLKDPSWLVNAFNVDPLYLKHDMQGSAPDYRHWQIPLGRRFRALKIWFVLRLYGVENIQAHIRRHCEFAKYFEKLCVEDSRFEIVGEVNMGLVCFRLKGPNERNEVLLKRINGRGNVHMVPSKIGDVYFLRMAICSRFTQTSDIEYTWKEISDAANEILKN, from the exons GCGTGTACTACCTGAGGTGAAGCCTGGTTATCTGAGACCTTTAATCCCCGACAATGCTCCCCTAAAGCCCGATTCTTGGGAAGATGTTATGTCTGATATCGAGCGAGTTATAATGCCAGGCGTTACTCATTGGCACAGTCCCAAATTTCACGCATATTTTCCAACTGCAAATTCCTATCCAGCAATTGTAGCAGACATGCTGAGTGGAGCCATTGCATGCATTGGTTTTACTTGG ATTGCCAGTCCAGCTTGTACTGAACTTGAAGTAGTGATGTTGGACTGGTTAGGCAAAATGCTCGACCTTCCAGCTGAATTCCTAGCCTGCTCAGGTGGTAAGGGAGGTGGTGTCATTCAAGGTACTGCGAGTGAAGCTACTTTGGTGGCTCTTCTTGGCGCAAAAGCCAAGAAAATTTTAGAAGTTAAAGAACAACATCCTAATTGGGATGAAAACACCATTATTTCCAAATTGGTTGCATACAGTTCTGCTCAAGCTCATTCATCTGTGGAGAGGGCAGGACTTTTAGGTGGAATTAAATTGAAGTCTATACCAGCTGATAAAAACAATAGATTAAGAGGTCCAGCTTTAGAAGAAGCTATCAAAAAGGATATTGATGATGGTCTTATTCCGTTTTAT gtCGTTGTTACTCTTGGAACAACTAACTCATGCGCATTCGACAATTTAGAAGAATGTGGACCAATTGGAAACAAGTATAATGTTTGGATTCATGTGGATGCGGCCTATGCTGGTTCTGCATTTATCTGCCCAGAATACCGACACTTAATGAAAGGAATTGAGACGGCTGATTCGTTTAACTTCAACCCGCACAAATGGATGCTTGTTAATTTCGATTGCAGTGCCATGTGGCTAAAGGATCCTAGTTGGTTGGTTAACGCATTCAATGTTGACCCTCTTTATCTTAAACATGATATGCAGGGGtctgctccagattatcgtcaTTGGCAAATTCCTCTGGGTCGTCGTTTTAGAGCTCTAAAAATCTGGTTTGTCTTGCGTCTTTATGGAGTAGAAAATATTCAAGCCCACATCAGGCGGCATTGTGAATTTgcaaaatatttcgaaaagctTTGTGTAGAAGACTCTCGTTTTGAAATTGTTGGTGAAGTGAACATGGGCTTAGTTTGCTTTAGATTAAAAGGACCAAATGAAAGGAACGAAGTTCTTTTAAAGAGAATTAATGGCCGCGGTAATGTGCACATGGTTCCATCGAAAATAGGTGATGTATATTTCCTCCGGATGGCAATTTGCTCACGTTTTACACAGACTTCAGACATTGAATATACATGGAAGGAAATCAGTGATGCagcaaatgaaattttgaaaaattaa